One region of Moraxella sp. ZY210820 genomic DNA includes:
- the hemB gene encoding porphobilinogen synthase, with the protein MSFVFNRPNFPATRMRRIRKNPALREMVSETHLSASHLIYPTFVLEGENQTQDIASMPNIQRLSADLLLKKAEKLLSLGINKLALFPVTPQEDKSLTAEHAWRDDGLVQRTVRLLKQELPELVIITDGALDPYTTHGQDGIINDDGYVLNDETIECLIKQALSHAEAGADIIAPSDMMDGRIGAIRTVLEQNGFIDTSIMAYSAKYASRFYGPFRDAVGSASNLKGGNKYSYQMDCANRHEALHEIALDIQEGADMVIIKPGMPYLDIVREVKNTFGVPTFVYQVSGEYAMMMSAIQNGWLAEEVILESLLCCRRAGADGIWTYFAEQAGEMLKSS; encoded by the coding sequence ATGAGTTTTGTTTTTAATCGCCCCAATTTTCCTGCAACACGCATGAGACGTATTCGTAAAAATCCTGCCTTACGTGAAATGGTAAGTGAAACCCATTTATCCGCAAGTCATTTGATTTATCCGACATTTGTATTGGAAGGTGAAAATCAAACCCAAGACATCGCCAGTATGCCTAATATTCAACGTTTATCTGCAGATTTATTGCTCAAAAAAGCGGAAAAGTTATTGAGTTTAGGCATTAATAAATTGGCTCTTTTTCCTGTTACCCCACAAGAAGATAAAAGTTTAACCGCTGAACACGCTTGGCGAGATGATGGTTTAGTGCAACGTACAGTACGTTTATTAAAACAAGAATTGCCAGAATTAGTGATTATTACTGATGGTGCATTAGACCCTTATACAACGCATGGGCAAGATGGTATTATCAACGATGATGGTTATGTTTTGAATGATGAAACCATTGAATGTTTGATTAAACAAGCACTTAGTCATGCCGAAGCAGGGGCAGATATTATTGCACCTAGTGATATGATGGACGGTCGTATTGGGGCAATTCGTACAGTTTTAGAGCAAAATGGTTTTATTGATACTAGTATTATGGCGTATTCGGCAAAATATGCCTCTCGTTTTTATGGACCATTCCGTGATGCAGTTGGTTCAGCGAGTAATCTTAAAGGTGGTAACAAATATAGCTATCAAATGGATTGTGCCAATCGTCATGAAGCCTTACATGAAATCGCTTTAGATATTCAAGAAGGAGCAGATATGGTGATTATTAAACCGGGAATGCCATATTTAGACATCGTGCGTGAAGTAAAAAATACTTTTGGCGTGCCAACATTTGTTTATCAAGTCAGTGGAGAATATGCTATGATGATGTCAGCGATTCAAAATGGTTGGCTTGCTGAAGAAGTGATTTTAGAAAGTCTATTATGCTGTCGCCGTGCAGGAGCTGATGGCATTTGGACGTATTTTGCTGAACAAGCTGGGGAGATGTTGAAATCATCGTGA
- a CDS encoding YggS family pyridoxal phosphate-dependent enzyme: MTQIMQSFQQVQLQIQSACVKAQRQVKDVQLLAVSKTQSADKIRELYQLGQRTFGENYVQEAMGKITELQDLAIDWHFIGHVQRNKTKLLAENFAWVQGVDKLIIAERLSKQRPSDLPALNVCIQVNIDNQDSKDGCAVDDVVELVHHISRLPNIRLRGLMVIPKPEHFAAFEMAKALFDDMVEHHAYPQDWDTLSMGMSNDLEQAIAQGSTMVRVGTALFGVRDYST; the protein is encoded by the coding sequence ATGACTCAAATCATGCAATCATTTCAACAAGTTCAACTGCAAATTCAGTCTGCATGTGTTAAAGCACAACGTCAAGTAAAAGATGTACAATTATTAGCGGTTTCTAAAACACAATCGGCGGATAAAATTCGTGAATTATATCAATTAGGACAACGTACTTTTGGTGAAAATTATGTACAGGAAGCGATGGGTAAAATAACTGAATTACAAGATTTAGCAATTGATTGGCATTTTATTGGACATGTGCAACGTAATAAGACCAAGCTATTGGCGGAAAATTTTGCATGGGTGCAGGGTGTTGATAAATTAATTATTGCTGAACGTTTATCTAAACAAAGACCAAGCGATTTACCTGCTTTAAATGTATGTATTCAAGTTAATATTGATAATCAAGACAGTAAAGATGGTTGTGCTGTAGATGATGTGGTGGAATTGGTTCATCATATTAGCCGATTGCCTAATATCCGTTTACGTGGATTGATGGTGATTCCCAAACCAGAGCATTTTGCAGCTTTTGAAATGGCAAAAGCATTATTTGATGACATGGTTGAACATCATGCTTATCCCCAAGATTGGGATACTTTGAGTATGGGTATGTCGAATGATTTAGAACAAGCAATTGCTCAAGGTTCAACGATGGTTCGTGTTGGAACAGCGTTATTTGGGGTAAGAGATTATTCTACTTAA
- the metK gene encoding methionine adenosyltransferase, with amino-acid sequence MKEYSVFTSESVSEGHPDKMADQISDAILDAILKQDPYARVACETLVKTGAVVLAGEITTTANVDFEEIVRQTVKGIGYAHSDLGFDGATCAVMNMIGKQSPEIAQGVDRQKPEDQGAGDQGLMFGYASRETDVLMPAPILYAHRLMERQSELRRSGQLPWLRPDAKSQVTFAYENGQPVRLDAVVLSTQHDPDISQSKLKEAVIEEIIKPIIPAEMFHADTKFHINPTGLFIIGGPVGDCGLTGRKIIVDTYGGMARHGGGAFSGKDPSKVDRSAAYAGRYVAKNIVAAGLADKCEIQVSYAIGVAEPTSISINTFGTGKISDEQIIALVRECFDLRPYGITRMLNLLQPMYKQTASYGHFGRIGSETAFTWEKTDKVDVLKSAL; translated from the coding sequence ATGAAAGAATATTCAGTATTCACTTCAGAGTCTGTAAGTGAAGGACACCCAGATAAAATGGCTGACCAAATCAGCGATGCAATTTTAGATGCCATTTTAAAACAAGACCCTTATGCTCGTGTAGCGTGTGAAACCTTAGTAAAAACAGGTGCAGTTGTTCTAGCAGGTGAAATTACCACAACCGCTAATGTCGATTTCGAAGAAATTGTGCGTCAAACTGTTAAAGGTATTGGCTATGCTCATTCTGATTTAGGTTTCGATGGAGCAACTTGTGCGGTAATGAATATGATTGGTAAACAATCACCTGAAATCGCTCAAGGGGTCGATCGTCAAAAACCTGAAGATCAAGGTGCAGGCGATCAAGGCTTAATGTTTGGTTACGCTAGCCGTGAAACAGATGTATTAATGCCAGCTCCAATTTTATATGCTCACCGTTTAATGGAGCGTCAATCAGAATTACGCCGTAGTGGTCAATTACCATGGTTACGTCCAGATGCAAAAAGCCAAGTTACGTTTGCGTATGAAAATGGTCAGCCTGTACGCTTAGATGCAGTGGTTTTATCAACTCAACATGACCCAGATATTTCACAAAGCAAATTAAAAGAAGCTGTAATTGAAGAAATTATTAAACCAATTATCCCTGCTGAAATGTTCCATGCTGATACTAAATTCCACATCAACCCTACAGGATTATTTATTATCGGTGGACCTGTAGGCGATTGTGGTTTAACAGGTCGTAAAATCATTGTCGATACTTATGGCGGTATGGCTCGTCATGGTGGCGGAGCATTCTCTGGTAAAGACCCATCAAAAGTAGATAGAAGTGCTGCTTATGCAGGGCGTTATGTTGCCAAAAATATTGTAGCAGCTGGTTTAGCGGATAAATGTGAAATCCAAGTCAGTTATGCTATTGGCGTAGCAGAGCCGACATCTATTTCGATTAATACATTTGGTACAGGTAAGATCTCTGATGAACAAATTATCGCATTAGTGCGTGAATGTTTTGACTTACGTCCTTATGGTATTACACGTATGTTGAATTTATTACAACCTATGTATAAACAAACTGCTTCATATGGACATTTTGGTCGTATTGGTTCTGAAACTGCCTTTACTTGGGAAAAAACTGATAAAGTTGATGTTTTAAAATCAGCATTATAA
- a CDS encoding type IV pilus twitching motility protein PilT — MDITELLAFSAKNGASDLHLSAGLPPMIRVDGEVRRINLPPMDHKDVHRLIYDIMNDKQRRDYEELLETDFSFEVPGVARFRVNAFNQNRGAGAVFRTIPSKVLTMDQLGLGPIFKTIAEYPRGIVLVTGPTGSGKSTTLAAMLDYINDTRHDHILTVEDPIEFVHTSKKCLINQREVHRDTLGFNEALRSALREDPDIILVGEMRDLETIRLALTAAETGHLVFGTLHTTSAAKTIDRVIDVFPAEEKDMVRAMLSESLQAVISQTLLKKNGGGRVAAHEIMIGVPAIRNLIRENKVAQMYSAIQTGANHGMTTLDQSLKNLVTKGIISKEAARAAAKQPESFL; from the coding sequence ATGGATATTACTGAATTATTGGCATTCTCAGCCAAAAATGGTGCATCAGACTTACACTTATCAGCAGGTTTACCGCCAATGATTCGTGTTGATGGTGAAGTACGACGTATTAACTTACCTCCAATGGATCATAAAGACGTTCACCGTTTAATCTATGATATCATGAACGATAAACAACGCCGTGATTATGAAGAATTATTAGAAACTGACTTTTCATTTGAAGTACCGGGAGTTGCACGTTTCCGTGTAAACGCATTTAACCAAAACCGTGGTGCTGGTGCTGTATTTCGTACCATTCCCTCAAAAGTATTAACCATGGATCAATTAGGTTTAGGTCCTATTTTTAAAACTATTGCCGAGTATCCTCGTGGTATTGTATTAGTTACAGGTCCGACAGGTTCTGGTAAATCAACAACTTTGGCTGCAATGTTAGACTATATTAATGACACACGTCATGACCATATTTTAACTGTTGAAGATCCAATTGAATTTGTACATACGTCTAAAAAATGTTTGATTAACCAACGTGAAGTACACCGTGATACTTTAGGTTTTAACGAAGCATTACGTTCAGCACTGCGTGAAGATCCTGATATTATTCTAGTTGGTGAGATGCGTGACTTAGAAACCATTCGTTTAGCATTAACTGCTGCAGAAACAGGACACTTGGTATTTGGTACGCTCCACACCACATCTGCAGCAAAAACCATTGACCGTGTAATTGACGTATTCCCTGCTGAAGAAAAAGATATGGTGCGTGCCATGTTATCAGAATCATTACAAGCGGTTATTTCACAAACACTCTTAAAGAAAAATGGTGGCGGTCGTGTTGCTGCACATGAAATTATGATTGGTGTACCTGCGATTCGTAACTTAATTCGTGAAAATAAAGTTGCACAGATGTATTCTGCAATCCAAACGGGTGCAAACCATGGTATGACTACACTTGACCAAAGTTTAAAAAACCTTGTTACTAAAGGGATTATTAGTAAAGAAGCGGCCCGTGCTGCTGCCAAACAGCCAGAGTCTTTCTTGTAA
- a CDS encoding MBL fold metallo-hydrolase, with the protein MIFQFQRTFFPVGQGAFYGETIRNEENNSTFNIVYDCGSVSKSAIKQTIKHSFPKGSKIDILFISHFDADHVNQITTLKDEFDIKRVVMPLLDKNDADILVGVYSILNQQDVVDIIKRPETFFGERTKITKVRAVNQNDTDNNPEENDRLSIKAEEDNGMTNLPPEISSGTPIVYQCSRKDVWLYIPYNYKFKERNKQFKELITQTNIDIDSIQNGKFTDEYMNKLKKLYKNKLDGVMEKLDGTINENSMLLISTPNPKETFFWHYLSPRYYLDYRYYFDDYLHCGGCIYTGDASLDKICDLFFNKVKSLNTISTIQVTHHGSKRSFDIDFFKKINIEDRLIICPISFGSCNQYGHPAPSVLTELLSIGTMPIFITENRNDIYIQFGRIFIS; encoded by the coding sequence ATGATTTTTCAATTTCAAAGAACATTTTTTCCTGTAGGTCAAGGTGCTTTTTATGGTGAAACTATTAGGAATGAGGAAAATAATAGCACTTTTAATATCGTTTATGATTGTGGTTCAGTTTCTAAAAGTGCAATTAAACAAACTATTAAACATAGTTTCCCAAAAGGCTCAAAGATAGATATTCTATTTATCTCACATTTTGATGCAGACCATGTTAATCAAATTACAACACTAAAAGATGAATTTGATATTAAACGAGTTGTGATGCCTTTATTAGATAAGAATGATGCAGATATATTAGTTGGTGTTTATTCTATTTTAAATCAACAAGATGTTGTAGATATAATAAAACGTCCTGAAACCTTTTTTGGTGAACGTACTAAGATAACTAAAGTTAGAGCTGTTAATCAAAATGATACCGACAACAACCCTGAAGAAAATGATAGGCTATCTATCAAAGCTGAAGAAGATAATGGTATGACAAATTTACCACCAGAAATTTCTAGTGGTACACCAATTGTATATCAATGCAGCAGAAAAGATGTTTGGCTATATATCCCTTATAACTATAAATTTAAAGAAAGAAATAAACAATTTAAAGAGTTAATTACACAGACTAATATTGATATAGATTCTATTCAAAATGGAAAGTTTACTGATGAATATATGAATAAACTTAAGAAGCTTTACAAAAATAAATTAGATGGAGTAATGGAGAAGTTAGATGGAACAATAAATGAAAATTCTATGTTATTAATTTCAACACCTAATCCTAAGGAAACGTTTTTTTGGCATTATTTGAGTCCTAGATATTATTTAGATTATCGATATTATTTTGATGATTATTTGCATTGTGGTGGTTGTATTTATACAGGTGATGCTTCCTTAGATAAAATATGTGATTTATTTTTTAATAAAGTTAAATCATTGAATACAATATCAACAATTCAAGTTACGCATCATGGTTCTAAAAGAAGTTTTGATATTGATTTTTTTAAAAAAATTAATATAGAAGACAGATTGATTATATGTCCAATTTCATTTGGTTCATGTAATCAATATGGACATCCTGCACCAAGTGTATTAACTGAATTATTATCTATAGGTACTATGCCAATTTTTATAACTGAAAATCGCAATGATATTTATATCCAATTTGGTAGGATATTCATAAGCTAG
- a CDS encoding glycosyltransferase family 8 protein, with translation MLGIGLCYATTQQRNNATTQQRNNATTQHNVIVLSADYQYAEHVLTTIKSICYHNKNILFYLFNNDFPSEWFDILNQHLSMLNCQIHDTKIHHETLKNYPTFAHINSEATFYRYFIPTFIPHDKVLYLDCDLVVNGNLNHLFAIDLQHYFVAVVKDPIAQQFHGLDEFNAGVMLINNQLWRQTKMTEQCLNLSNQLAEQLKNGDQEVLNILLKDKCLYLNRGYNYQVGLDYLLTLSNHAHLIEDLGNMTPLIVHYSTRAKPWLAEKLTRFRHLYWFYYQLSWQDISAHHQNPS, from the coding sequence ATTTTAGGAATAGGTTTATGCTATGCAACAACGCAACAACGCAACAACGCAACAACGCAACAACGCAACAACGCAACAACGCAACACAATGTTATCGTACTTTCAGCCGACTATCAATACGCTGAACATGTATTAACTACAATTAAATCAATTTGTTATCATAACAAAAATATCCTATTTTATTTATTTAATAATGATTTTCCATCTGAATGGTTCGATATTTTAAATCAGCATTTATCTATGCTCAATTGTCAAATTCATGATACTAAAATCCATCATGAGACCTTAAAAAACTATCCAACATTTGCCCATATCAATTCTGAAGCAACATTCTATCGTTATTTTATTCCAACCTTTATTCCACATGATAAAGTATTGTATTTAGATTGTGATTTAGTCGTAAATGGTAATTTGAACCATTTATTTGCAATAGATTTACAACATTATTTTGTAGCTGTTGTTAAAGACCCAATTGCACAACAATTTCATGGATTAGATGAATTTAATGCAGGTGTAATGTTAATTAATAACCAATTATGGCGACAAACTAAGATGACAGAACAATGTTTAAATCTCTCTAATCAGCTAGCTGAACAATTAAAAAATGGCGACCAAGAAGTATTAAATATCTTATTAAAAGATAAATGCTTATATTTAAATCGTGGCTATAATTATCAAGTTGGGTTAGATTATTTACTAACACTATCAAATCATGCTCATCTCATCGAAGATTTAGGAAATATGACACCTTTGATTGTACATTATTCCACAAGAGCTAAACCTTGGTTAGCTGAAAAACTAACCCGTTTCCGCCATTTATATTGGTTTTATTATCAATTAAGTTGGCAAGATATTTCGGCACATCATCAAAATCCATCATGA
- the ligA gene encoding NAD-dependent DNA ligase LigA: MNIQQQIQQLVHILNQHSHAYHVMDNPTISDAEYDQLFHQLKELEQQYPQFIQANSPTQNVGGTPLVKFESITHTVPMLSLGNIFNYDELKDFVRKVEERLPKQQIQYEVELKLDGLAISLWYEHGVLVRGVTRGDGEVGENITQNVKTIRNLPQVLLGDNIPTFLEVRGEVLMPKAGFEKLNAEQESKGEKTFANPRNAAAGSLRQLDPNIARQRPLAFYAYGIAQCEPHHGLNSMNDSLHWLQNLGFEIAERQFLCENIEQIQQVYEQVIEQRADLLVEIDGLVIKVDNLQQQQQLGFLSREPRWATAYKLPAQVALTTVEHIDWQVGRTGTLTPVARLKPVAVGGVTISNVTLHNIGEIYRLDIRTGDTISVYRSGDVIPKVEKVWLEFRPQHTNIVQLPSECPDCQSPVVMPEGEALARCSGGLYCSAQRIEAIRHFVSRKAMDIEGLGDRWVESLLHLNLLNNVADIYQLYQHRETLLNIEKMGEKSVQNLLDAIENSKKTTLAKFIYALGIRGVGETTARMLAQQFQTLENLRQADIESLKKTPDVGDITAEWIFDFFQASHNLDIIDQLLQAGFEFEAMQAPSRQPLNGESWVVTGTLATMGRDEATQKLQALGARVSGSVSSKTKCVVAGEKAGSKLDKAEKLGIQVMNETEFLAMLAEYA, translated from the coding sequence ATGAATATTCAACAACAAATACAGCAATTAGTACATATTTTAAACCAACATAGCCATGCCTATCATGTCATGGATAACCCAACCATTTCTGATGCAGAATATGACCAATTATTCCATCAACTCAAAGAGTTAGAACAACAATATCCGCAGTTTATTCAAGCCAATAGCCCTACACAAAATGTAGGCGGAACACCATTGGTAAAATTTGAAAGTATTACCCATACTGTACCTATGCTCTCATTAGGCAATATTTTTAATTATGATGAATTAAAAGATTTTGTGCGTAAAGTGGAAGAACGCCTACCTAAACAACAAATCCAATACGAAGTAGAATTAAAACTTGATGGTTTAGCTATTTCTTTATGGTATGAACATGGCGTTTTAGTACGTGGCGTAACACGTGGCGATGGCGAAGTTGGCGAAAATATTACACAAAATGTAAAAACCATCCGTAACTTACCACAAGTATTATTAGGCGATAATATTCCTACTTTCTTAGAAGTACGTGGCGAAGTATTAATGCCAAAAGCAGGTTTTGAAAAACTTAATGCAGAACAAGAAAGCAAAGGCGAAAAAACTTTTGCCAATCCACGCAATGCTGCGGCAGGTAGTTTACGCCAACTTGACCCGAATATTGCCCGTCAACGTCCTTTAGCATTTTATGCTTATGGCATTGCACAATGTGAACCCCATCATGGCTTAAATAGCATGAATGATAGTTTACATTGGTTACAAAATTTAGGTTTTGAAATCGCTGAACGTCAATTTTTATGTGAGAATATTGAACAAATTCAACAAGTTTATGAACAAGTCATTGAACAACGTGCAGATTTACTAGTTGAAATTGATGGTCTAGTCATCAAAGTTGATAATTTACAACAACAACAACAACTGGGCTTTTTAAGCCGTGAACCACGTTGGGCAACAGCTTATAAGCTCCCTGCACAAGTCGCTTTAACAACGGTTGAACACATCGATTGGCAAGTGGGACGCACAGGAACTTTAACACCCGTTGCTCGCTTAAAACCTGTTGCTGTAGGTGGTGTTACTATTTCTAATGTTACTTTACATAATATTGGTGAAATTTATCGTCTTGATATTCGTACAGGCGATACTATTAGCGTTTATCGTTCTGGAGATGTGATTCCAAAAGTGGAAAAAGTGTGGCTAGAATTTCGCCCACAACATACCAACATTGTACAATTACCAAGCGAATGTCCAGATTGTCAATCGCCTGTAGTAATGCCTGAAGGCGAAGCACTTGCCCGTTGTTCAGGTGGATTATATTGTTCTGCTCAACGTATTGAAGCAATTCGCCATTTTGTATCACGTAAGGCAATGGATATTGAAGGTTTAGGCGACCGTTGGGTGGAAAGTTTATTACATTTAAATTTGCTCAATAACGTTGCGGATATTTATCAACTCTATCAACATCGTGAAACATTACTCAATATTGAAAAAATGGGCGAAAAGTCGGTACAAAATTTACTTGACGCGATTGAAAATAGTAAAAAAACGACTTTAGCTAAATTTATTTATGCACTCGGTATTCGTGGTGTAGGCGAAACAACAGCAAGAATGTTAGCTCAACAATTTCAAACTTTAGAAAATTTACGTCAAGCGGATATTGAAAGTCTGAAAAAAACCCCTGATGTCGGCGATATTACCGCAGAATGGATTTTTGACTTTTTCCAAGCAAGCCATAATTTAGACATTATTGACCAATTGTTGCAAGCAGGTTTTGAATTTGAAGCCATGCAAGCCCCAAGCCGTCAGCCTTTAAATGGCGAAAGTTGGGTGGTTACAGGCACACTTGCTACAATGGGACGTGATGAAGCTACACAAAAATTACAAGCCTTAGGTGCGAGAGTGAGTGGTAGTGTATCATCAAAAACTAAATGTGTCGTTGCAGGTGAAAAAGCAGGCTCTAAATTAGACAAAGCTGAAAAATTAGGCATTCAAGTAATGAATGAAACTGAATTTTTAGCGATGTTGGCGGAATATGCTTAA
- a CDS encoding FAD-dependent oxidoreductase, whose product MNNYPHLLQPLDLGFTTLKNRVMMGSMHLGLEEQPNGFEKLAVFYAERAKGGVALIVTGGIAPNDAGRTFEGAAKLDSLEEAEHHKVITQAVHHAGGKIALQILHTGRYSYQRHIVAPSAIQAPINPIVPQAMTHEQILQTIDDFVQCAKLAQYAGYDGVEVMGSEGYLINEFISLRTNQRDDEWGGCYENRIRFALEIVRRIRAEVGKNFIIIYRLSMLDLVEQGSSLEEVIQLAQAMQQAGVTLLNTGIGWHEARVPTIATKVPRAAFTWITQKIKQYVDIPLITSNRINTPEVAEQVLATGQADMVSMARPMLADPEFVNKASAGRSADINTCIACNQACLDHIFLGKTATCLVNPRAGRETEFNIIATTSVKRIAVVGAGVAGLSFAITAAQRGYEIHLFEQDSEIGGQFNIAKNVVGKEEFSETLRYFKRQLQHHSNIKLYLNTQISLDDLNQQQFDEIVIATGVVPRQLQLEGIQHQKVLNYVDVLKHKVYVGQKVAIIGAGGIGFDVAEYLSHQGESGSLVAEKFYDEWGIDTTYQHNGGLKMPKVEPSLRQIYLLQRKNSVVGANLGKTTGWIHRAGLKKRKVQMLSGVEYQKIDDDGLHIIINGETQILDVDHVVICAGQESVNELYHQLQGKMSVHIIGGAKEAGELDAKRAIRQGTELAMLI is encoded by the coding sequence ATGAACAACTATCCACATTTATTACAGCCGTTAGATTTAGGTTTTACTACACTTAAGAACCGTGTTATGATGGGTTCTATGCACTTAGGATTAGAAGAACAACCTAATGGTTTTGAAAAACTTGCTGTATTTTATGCAGAACGAGCTAAAGGTGGTGTAGCGTTGATTGTTACAGGAGGTATTGCACCTAATGATGCAGGACGTACTTTTGAAGGGGCTGCAAAGCTTGATAGTCTTGAAGAAGCTGAACATCATAAAGTGATTACTCAAGCTGTTCATCATGCTGGTGGAAAAATTGCCTTACAGATTTTACATACGGGGCGCTATTCTTATCAACGCCATATTGTTGCACCATCAGCGATACAAGCACCGATTAATCCAATCGTGCCACAAGCTATGACCCATGAACAAATTCTACAAACCATTGATGATTTTGTACAATGTGCAAAATTAGCACAATATGCAGGCTATGATGGCGTAGAGGTAATGGGGTCTGAAGGCTATTTAATTAATGAATTTATTAGTTTACGCACCAATCAACGTGATGATGAGTGGGGTGGGTGTTATGAAAATCGTATTCGTTTTGCCTTAGAAATTGTTCGCCGTATTCGTGCGGAAGTAGGTAAAAATTTTATTATTATTTATCGGTTATCGATGTTAGATTTAGTTGAACAAGGCTCAAGTTTAGAAGAGGTTATTCAACTTGCACAGGCTATGCAACAGGCAGGCGTTACCTTATTGAATACAGGTATTGGTTGGCATGAAGCACGTGTTCCAACGATTGCGACTAAAGTGCCACGTGCTGCATTTACATGGATTACGCAAAAAATCAAACAATATGTTGATATTCCATTGATTACTTCTAATCGTATTAACACGCCAGAAGTTGCAGAGCAAGTGTTGGCAACAGGGCAAGCGGATATGGTTTCAATGGCACGTCCAATGTTGGCAGATCCAGAATTTGTTAATAAAGCAAGTGCAGGGCGTAGTGCAGATATTAATACTTGTATTGCTTGTAATCAAGCGTGTTTAGATCATATTTTTTTAGGGAAAACAGCAACTTGCTTGGTAAATCCACGAGCAGGACGTGAAACTGAATTCAATATAATCGCAACTACTTCAGTGAAAAGAATTGCAGTTGTTGGGGCTGGTGTTGCAGGTTTAAGTTTTGCGATTACAGCGGCACAACGTGGATATGAAATTCATTTATTTGAGCAAGATAGTGAAATTGGTGGTCAATTTAATATTGCTAAAAATGTAGTGGGTAAAGAAGAGTTTAGTGAAACTTTACGTTATTTTAAGCGACAATTACAACATCATAGCAATATTAAATTATATTTAAATACACAGATTTCGCTTGATGATTTAAATCAGCAACAATTTGATGAGATTGTGATTGCGACAGGTGTCGTGCCACGTCAATTACAACTTGAGGGTATTCAGCATCAAAAAGTATTGAATTATGTTGATGTTTTAAAGCATAAAGTGTATGTAGGGCAGAAAGTAGCCATCATTGGGGCAGGCGGTATTGGTTTTGATGTGGCAGAATATCTCAGTCATCAAGGAGAGAGTGGTAGTTTAGTAGCTGAAAAATTTTATGATGAATGGGGCATTGATACCACTTATCAGCATAATGGTGGTTTAAAAATGCCTAAAGTTGAACCAAGTCTACGACAAATTTATTTATTGCAACGTAAAAATAGTGTAGTCGGTGCTAATTTAGGAAAAACAACGGGCTGGATTCATCGTGCTGGCTTGAAAAAACGTAAAGTGCAAATGTTAAGTGGTGTTGAATATCAAAAAATTGATGATGACGGCTTACATATCATCATCAATGGTGAAACACAAATATTAGATGTAGATCATGTAGTGATTTGTGCGGGGCAAGAATCGGTCAATGAATTATATCATCAATTACAGGGCAAAATGTCGGTGCATATCATTGGTGGTGCAAAAGAAGCTGGTGAGCTTGATGCTAAACGTGCCATTCGACAAGGTACAGAATTGGCCATGCTAATTTAG